One window from the genome of Dermacentor silvarum isolate Dsil-2018 chromosome 5, BIME_Dsil_1.4, whole genome shotgun sequence encodes:
- the LOC119453075 gene encoding neprilysin-1: MAQNAADQEEGSSASETELEFVTADFAELCMVGFGLVSLVALVAGLAWYLIFYVPAEDAGGRRGVNYTRLLEESITRSVAPCDNFYRFVCTGWIRDHSRGQHRSVADSVQREALLDARDAFVEAARNHRRRRSTGRTSSREVSSEIENTDETRRNVEGRLLQDHRHHRMPPTSSSAQQKTPMRGSAVLKAASLFESCKELVAKKKSETMKLAEFMKTYTKFPAVEPQDAADAVAATIELSLTWRIDTMFIVNVFADLDEGGRPTVEIAENVELFQWLRRRNVLKDSGKLEEFFLSHLQALPGFRSSRDEYLLTDIADADSQVIPSLRTDEVLPDDPTYRNLSELIPGVAGQTWVDEINRQTEPYFKVEADHRLRLENVHYLHQVGRILNYRGKPLLVPMFVGWTVLRQLAPRASYKAATFFHKDSYVDACFSYVAEAMPLATSYPYLSKLPTARMEAVARTMVKDVRRELAAIFVNVPWMDNVTRAAAGDKLAAMAEVLVKPAFLVDEGALDQHYANFSTHGDYLTASLQTARSSTRLVMATLSSYRDGGGNSVGIEELGFPPLTVNALYDRALNAMVIPAGIMRPPYLDDGTWTAFNYAGLGAVVGHEVMHGFDAHGRERDASGALRDWWSADVRKRYEDKVACLRRAYDVGRSREAPNSAAFEDEDVADFTSLRVVLGAYRRRAFLQQRGVWTPASFLEYSGEQLFYLNYCFRLCSADQDRDLLESPRADFATDEDRCNIPLRHLQEFADAFRCAKGDPMVAVDKCSFWDLPVEQFRMNEDAMAESP, translated from the coding sequence ATGGCCCAGAACGCAGCGGACCAGGAAGAAGGCAGCTCGGCCAGCGAAACCGAGCTCGAGTTCGTCACCGCCGACTTCGCTGAACTCTGCATGGTCGGCTTCGGGCTCGTCTCCCTCGTAGCCCTGGTGGCCGGGCTCGCCTGGTATCTGATCTTCTACGTTCCCGCCGAGGACGCCGGCGGTCGGCGGGGAGTCAACTACACGCGGCTGCTCGAGGAGTCCATCACTCGGTCCGTGGCGCCGTGCGACAATTTCTACCGGTTCGTTTGCACCGGCTGGATTCGAGACCACAGCAGGGGCCAGCACCGCAGCGTCGCCGACTCGGTGCAGCGCGAAGCGCTGCTTGACGCCAGAGACGCGTTCGTAGAGGCCGCCAGGAATCATCGGCGACGACGATCGACCGGTAGAACCTCATCGCGCGAGGTCTCCTCGGAAATAGAGAATACCGATGAGACGCGCCGAAACGTGGAAGGTCGTCTTCTACAAGACCACCGCCACCACCGGATGCCACCGACGTCGTCGTCTGCGCAGCAGAAGACGCCGATGAGGGGCTCAGCTGTTCTCAAAGCGGCGTCCCTGTTCGAGTCGTGCAAGGAATTGGTGGCCAAGAAGAAGTCCGAGACGATGAAGTTGGCCGAGTTCATGAAAACCTACACCAAGTTTCCCGCTGTCGAACCGCAGGACGCGGCCGATGCCGTGGCCGCGACCATCGAGCTTTCGCTCACCTGGCGCATCGACACGATGTTCATCGTGAACGTCTTCGCCGACCTGGACGAAGGCGGTCGACCCACTGTCGAGATCGCCGAAAACGTCGAGCTGTTCCAGTGGCTCCGCCGGCGCAACGTGCTCAAGGACTCGGGAAAGCTGGAGGAGTTCTTCCTCAGCCACCTCCAGGCGCTTCCGGGCTTCCGGTCTTCGCGGGACGAGTACCTATTGACCGACATAGCCGACGCCGACTCGCAGGTCATTCCTTCGCTGCGGACGGACGAAGTGCTGCCGGACGACCCCACGTACCGTAACCTGTCGGAACTGATACCTGGCGTCGCAGGCCAGACGTGGGTCGACGAAATCAACAGGCAGACGGAGCCGTACTTCAAGGTGGAGGCCGATCATAGGCTCAGGCTGGAAAACGTCCACTACCTGCACCAAGTCGGCAGAATCCTCAACTACAGGGGAAAGCCGCTGCTCGTGCCCATGTTCGTCGGCTGGACTGTGCTTCGCCAGCTCGCTCCGCGCGCGTCCTACAAGGCGGCCACCTTCTTCCACAAGGACAGTTACGTCGACGCCTGTTTCAGTTACGTGGCCGAAGCGATGCCCCTGGCGACCAGCTATCCTTACTTGAGCAAGCTACCCACGGCCCGGATGGAGGCGGTCGCCAGGACCATGGTCAAGGACGTCAGGCGCGAGCTCGCGGCCATCTTCGTCAACGTCCCCTGGATGGACAACGTTACGCGCGCCGCGGCCGGCGACAAGCTGGCCGCCATGGCCGAGGTCCTAGTCAAGCCGGCGTTCCTCGTCGACGAAGGCGCGCTAGACCAGCACTACGCCAACTTCTCGACTCACGGCGACTACCTGACGGCGTCGCTGCAGACCGCCAGGTCCTCGACCAGGCTCGTCATGGCGACGCTGTCCTCGTACCGAGACGGCGGCGGGAACAGCGTCGGCATCGAGGAACTCGGATTCCCGCCACTGACGGTGAACGCCCTGTACGACAGGGCGCTGAATGCCATGGTCATTCCGGCCGGCATCATGAGGCCTCCGTACCTGGATGACGGCACGTGGACGGCTTTCAACTACGCGGGTCTCGGTGCGGTGGTGGGCCACGAGGTGATGCACGGCTTCGACGCGCACGGCAGAGAGAGGGATGCCAGCGGGGCGCTCCGGGACTGGTGGTCCGCCGACGTCCGCAAACGTTACGAGGACAAGGTGGCGTGCCTCCGGCGGGCCTACGACGTCGGCAGGTCGCGAGAGGCGCCGAATTCGGCCGCTTTCGAAGACGAGGACGTCGCTGACTTCACATCGCTCCGCGTCGTCCTGGGCGCCTACAGGCGTCGGGCGTTCCTCCAGCAGCGCGGGGTGTGGACGCCGGCGTCTTTCCTAGAGTACTCGGGCGAGCAGCTCTTCTACCTCAACTACTGCTTCAGGTTGTGCTCCGCAGATCAAGACCGCGACCTGCTCGAGAGTCCGCGCGCGGATTTCGCAACGGACGAAGACCGGTGCAACATACCGCTGCGCCACCTGCAGGAGTTCGCAGACGCATTCCGGTGCGCCAAGGGGGACCCCATGGTGGCCGTGGACAAATGTTCCTTCTGGGACCTGCCCGTGGAACAGTTCCGCATGAACGAAGATGCGATGGCCGAGTCCCCGTGA